From Verrucomicrobiia bacterium, a single genomic window includes:
- a CDS encoding alpha/beta hydrolase translates to MLRWFEHRQVYQPSRFSFATGSELGRPFENVFFHTRDNVRLHGWFFPANANSPRAALALLFCHGNGGNICHRLQTAQALLATGLNVFLFDYRGYGQSQGRPSEEGTYVDGMAAYEWLRQKGFAGCSILLYGESLGGGVAAELGLRLETAGLILQSTFTSLPALGAELFPWLPVQRLARIRYDTLRKLPQFKRPVLILHSPQDELVAFHHAQQNFAAGLQPKLLWEIKGRHNDPLADTNLFITGIEQFLRLIEPPKTNVNPHRV, encoded by the coding sequence ATGTTGCGCTGGTTCGAACATCGCCAGGTCTATCAGCCCAGTCGCTTCTCCTTTGCGACCGGCTCCGAGTTGGGCCGCCCTTTCGAAAACGTCTTCTTCCACACGCGCGATAACGTCCGTTTGCACGGCTGGTTTTTTCCAGCCAATGCCAATTCACCCCGGGCAGCTTTGGCCCTCCTGTTCTGTCACGGCAATGGCGGCAATATTTGCCATCGCCTCCAAACCGCCCAGGCCCTCCTGGCCACCGGCCTCAACGTCTTCCTCTTCGATTACCGCGGCTACGGCCAAAGCCAGGGCCGGCCCAGCGAGGAAGGCACCTACGTCGATGGCATGGCCGCTTACGAGTGGCTGCGCCAAAAGGGCTTCGCCGGCTGCTCCATCCTTCTTTATGGTGAGTCCCTTGGCGGCGGCGTGGCCGCCGAGTTGGGACTGCGCCTCGAAACCGCCGGGCTTATCCTCCAAAGCACCTTCACCAGTCTGCCTGCCCTCGGCGCCGAGCTGTTCCCGTGGCTCCCTGTCCAACGCCTCGCGCGAATCCGTTATGACACGCTCCGGAAACTGCCCCAGTTCAAAAGGCCGGTCCTCATCCTGCACAGCCCTCAGGACGAGTTGGTCGCCTTCCATCATGCCCAACAAAACTTCGCCGCTGGTCTCCAACCCAAACTCCTTTGGGAAATCAAGGGCAGGCACAATGATCCCCTCGCCGACACCAACCTCTTCATCACCGGCATCGAACAGTTCCTCCGCTTAATCGAGCCCCCCAAAACCAACGTCAATCCCCACCGTGTGTAG